The following is a genomic window from Niabella soli DSM 19437.
GAAAAAAACCGTTGCCAATACTGTATCGGGGTCGGCGTCTTCTTCCAGCGCCGCAAACAAACCGATGCCAAAATTTTCATATTCCACTGCGTCCACCGTAATAAAATCTTCACAAAGATTCCGGTTGGCCGCCAGCGTTTCCACTACTTGCTGCCGGATGGTTTCCCGCTGGTCATTGTCTATAACCGCCTCTTCATATTCGATCATCACATTATATAATCCTTCCAGCTCCACTATTTTAGACGCAACCAACTGCGATGGGTCATCCGGTAGCTGCGTTAGCTGCCAGGTAATTTTATCGATGAGGGCCTGCGCCGCTTTTTTTTGTTGACCCGTGGCATTGGCGGGCAGGTTGTTATAGGCTGTTTGTGCATCCGCAAGCTTTGACTGAAAGCCGCTTTTGTAAGTAGCCGCGTCGATAGCGCTTAGGCCCAATGCCCCCAAACAGGTATGTTCCGCCGCATCGCCGCAACCGCAATCGTCGGCCCTCCTGTCAGGATAATTATAATCAATCCATACCGGCACTTCATAATCCTTGCTGGTTTCAATCCAGGCATTGCGCACTCCTTTGATATCAATCAGCAGCTTCCGGTAATCGTTAATAGTAAGCGCACTGTTATGTAAAATTTGTCGCGCCGTATAAAAGATCTGTTTCCAGGTATCCTCTGCTAATTGCGCCGGGGCCAGCAGGTCTTTTACTTCGAATCCGGTGCGGTAGGCCAGGTCCGTAATGGCGTAACAGACCGCATCCAGGATGGTAATGCCCGGATCTGAATTATTATAGTTGGTCCAGTGATCGCTACCCTCCTCTTCGATATTTTTAAAGCCCAGTTTCCGTAACGCTGTAAAATCTTCGGCAGGGAGCAGGGAATTGGCTTTATTCAAAAAAACAGATGCTGACATAATTAAATTATTTATTTGACTTTTTTGCTTTAGACGCAGCAGACTTCTTTACCGGAGCGCGTTTTGCTGTTGGAGTTTTGGTTGCTTTGGCAATGGGAGCTGCGATCGCTTTATCAACAGCCACAACAGCAACCGGCAATACCGTATTGGCAGCATTCGCGGCTATTTTTCTTTTTTCGCAAGGCGAAGGGCCCTCATCCTCTTCGTAGGGAATGATGATATGTTGTGGTACAGAAACCAAAATGGACCGGGCTGTACAGGGCTTTGCAACAATATCACCCTTAAAATTCGGGTCATTTTCCAGGAGCTGTTCAATATCGCTGCAACTGCAGAGCTTGCTAAAAAATAATGAGATCGCTTCCTGGCTGTAACCCGCCTGCGGACCACCTCTTATGATATCCGGCAGGGTAACCGCAACCGGTGGGTCTGCAACAGTGAATGATTGTGTTACCATATTAAACAGGGAGAAATAGATAACCAGTGTGTAACTCCCCGGGGGAATTCCACCAAATGAATACTGCCCGTTTGCATTGGTAACAACGGAAACACCCAATTCTTTTATTTTTACTGCGATGGCCTGTAGTGGTCTTTGCTTATTATCGTCATCAAAAAGCATCCCCAGAACAGATGCCCCACTTGCTGACCGGGTGTCCGGCGGGCAACATTCATTACAGCACACGCCCATTGCAAAATCTGTTATGAAATCCACATAGCTGCGCTCTTCAATAAAATTAATGATCGACGAGGCATAGACCTTCTGACCAAACTGCACATCGGCCGTTTCATCAAAAGCCCAGGGTGTAAGAAAATGGACCAGCTCGTCATTTAATTGTTTCATATAATAGCCTTTGTCCACACCGGAATAGAACTGTACTTTAAACGAAACAATGATCTGTTCGTATACCGGGTTCTTTGCATGTACCTGGACAAAGGGCGCCGTTTTGGTTTTTAAAAATTCCTGAATAGCGATCAAGACCCTGCGGCTGGTTTTGGGCTGCAGCGGGTTGACTGCATTCCGGTTCTTCAGATTCGCAATGGGAACCAGCAACACATGCCCCGGCGCCACCTGTGGACCGCAACATTCTTTTTTATCATCGGAAGGATAATCGCCCAGCCGTATGTCCATTGTCCAGTTCGTTCCGCTGCTGGCGACAGCAATGGTGATCCGGCTGGCAGCAACAGTACCATTGGCAGTGAGCTGGGCAATGATCTTTTCTTTTATGGCATCGTCAGAAGTGCCGTTATTATTCTCCGGATCAAAGATGGTAATCGTAGCCGTCAACTGCTGGTATTGCGTAAGATCATTGATGATGGCGTCGATCGCTTTTTGAGAGGGTTCATCAAAATTCTGATCGCTGTTAAAAGTCAACAGAAAATGTTTTTGAACCGGTGCGTTCACCGCAGTCCTGCACAAACAGTTCGGATCTGTATGAGTAATGCATTTCACTTTATAAACGGAAGGAAAACGATCCAGTACCAGGTGCTCATAATCCCAGGCAGTAACCGCCCGGCCCTTATGCCGCAGCCGCTCGCTTACCCGGGTATAAAATTCTTTTCCCACTTCCCGGTGCTTCCCATCAAAAGAGGCGAAGGGCTGTTGCACTTTGGCGATGGCTGCTACCGGCGCCGATAACTTTGCAATACTACCGGCGGGTAAGGCGTTATCAAAATGCGAAGGATCATTATCCCCGTCAACAAATGAAGCTTCCACCACCTGTGTTACAATATCTATCAACTGGGGAATGCGATCAGCGTGTTGGTCTACGCTTGCGCACAACCATATCAATCCGCCGGAAGCAAGGGTATTGTTCAGGGAAGCATCAGCGGGAATAGCTATTTTTATGATGCCCGTAGTCTGAAAGCCGTAGGTACCGTCCGATACAATACTTTCGGCCTTCATGGGGCGCCAGTTGTTATTAGAAAGATAGCTCCAGTTGATTGCAGGCGGGTCATTATCTTCGTCAGCCGCGCTTCCTTCTGCAAATTGAAAAAGCAAAGAAATATTTTGGAGTGGTTGCAGTTGCTCCAGCCCGATGTACAGCATTCCCTGCTGCATAGCTCCCGTGTACTGGTTGGTGCGTCTGTCACTATTATCCCGGGCATCCAGCATCAGGCGCACCGCATTGCCGCTTGCGCCAACAGCCCCCGGCAAACGATTCCCCGTATCGAAAATAGCGGCAAATTCTTTATGCCCCACTTCATTTACTGTTTGTGGCTTGTAATATTTTTCATAGGGACTCAGATAGCCAAACTGCGGAAAAAGCCGGTCGTCCGCTTGCACAAGAAGGTTATTCGTTGACGCGGCCCGCCCCGGAATATCCGTTTCCACGGCGCCAAACGGATATATATGAAAGAATTGATCGATACCGCTTTGTAAAACAACGGTGGAATCATAACTAACTGAGATCTCGCTAATTTCCAGGTGGGGCGCCAGGTTGCGGCTTCGCTGCATTATATCCGTATTCTCATTGTTTGTGAGTAGCGGATCATAAACAAGATCCAGTTTAACAAAATCCTTTTCAGTGTCTGGTTTCCATTCTTCAACAGTATCTATCGGGGTACGTTCGAATGAGAAGGCATCGGTGCCGATCAGCACATTGGTCGAAAGACGTTTGATCGTAAAATTGCGGCCCGCAAGTTGTTGCCATTGTCTGCGCTGTAAAATACTTACGTTGTAAGTATCCTCGTTATTTATAATAACACTCCGGAGCGTTACCGTTCCGGAATCATCAGCGGCGGCAGTCATTGTCTTTTGAATATTTACAGCCAACTTGTCGCCGCTAGTGAGTACAAAGGGTTTATCGAACACCTCGGCACTGCCGATATAAAGGGACCTTCCGGGCAACGGGTAGGCGGTAAATGGATCAAAAGGTTTGCCCGGCTGAATAACCCCATCTTTGTTTTGCAGCACCAGTTTCTTTAAGCCGTCCATATGAGGATCCGGGCTATTGCTTGTTTCAGTAGCGTCCCGCTTATTAATAGAACCCACTTTAGTGCGTATACTAAGACCGCCGGCCATCAGGTCCTGGTATTCGTTTTCATCCAACGGAGCATCAACATTAATAAGGATGCGCACTACCGGGAAACTGGTCTGAAAACCGGCACCCGTGTGCACCCCAGGATCAAATCCAATTACCGCCTGCGCTGAAACCGGCAAAAAGACAGTAATGGTTTTCCGCTCGTAATTACAATAATAAGCCGCCCCGGCAAACGTATAATCCTGCTCAAAAATATCTGTATCCCCATCCTGGAAGAGGGCGGTCTGTTCCTGAGC
Proteins encoded in this region:
- a CDS encoding carboxypeptidase regulatory-like domain-containing protein; translated protein: MGGCCSCNSEIIRDGSGQLSRYLKALDPSYAPVDDRSIEELLVFIRGYAKQIRFYDVPGSNPDNTSDPSKISWEAFFQGDMAVVAASVALTDNASVKDQYDGLRADLDAQPVADKYKALFDPICTLVIKIDGWYSLAIPENPLYNDLRLAIQSNLKLQAQQLLAYAKGFSYVDAQNPFVPDFSLIKNKEVWGLNDVVNADISIYQGTTAEDKIRNAALYIDDVFNNFYNFLKQLQYNSTGYMEVALEQYPAHQPHMALFISFLKLFQLAQQQMNGLTGRMLDFYYKEVLQLTTKPAIPDKVHIVFELAKDIAAYDVAAGTALKAGKDASGKDQVYKTESDLVVNPAKVKEIKTVFIGKTPSANDPSKNTITGFFARPVAKSADGFGQAFTVADAKWPALGTDGTIGSLFGNPCDRVAAALDKNGNAATQVGFALASPQLVLNGGNRLVEIQINSVSKDDNLFAAAKQFETKYAGKAFFNVSLSGAKGWINAGKVLSAQEQTALFQDGDTDIFEQDYTFAGAAYYCNYERKTITVFLPVSAQAVIGFDPGVHTGAGFQTSFPVVRILINVDAPLDENEYQDLMAGGLSIRTKVGSINKRDATETSNSPDPHMDGLKKLVLQNKDGVIQPGKPFDPFTAYPLPGRSLYIGSAEVFDKPFVLTSGDKLAVNIQKTMTAAADDSGTVTLRSVIINNEDTYNVSILQRRQWQQLAGRNFTIKRLSTNVLIGTDAFSFERTPIDTVEEWKPDTEKDFVKLDLVYDPLLTNNENTDIMQRSRNLAPHLEISEISVSYDSTVVLQSGIDQFFHIYPFGAVETDIPGRAASTNNLLVQADDRLFPQFGYLSPYEKYYKPQTVNEVGHKEFAAIFDTGNRLPGAVGASGNAVRLMLDARDNSDRRTNQYTGAMQQGMLYIGLEQLQPLQNISLLFQFAEGSAADEDNDPPAINWSYLSNNNWRPMKAESIVSDGTYGFQTTGIIKIAIPADASLNNTLASGGLIWLCASVDQHADRIPQLIDIVTQVVEASFVDGDNDPSHFDNALPAGSIAKLSAPVAAIAKVQQPFASFDGKHREVGKEFYTRVSERLRHKGRAVTAWDYEHLVLDRFPSVYKVKCITHTDPNCLCRTAVNAPVQKHFLLTFNSDQNFDEPSQKAIDAIINDLTQYQQLTATITIFDPENNNGTSDDAIKEKIIAQLTANGTVAASRITIAVASSGTNWTMDIRLGDYPSDDKKECCGPQVAPGHVLLVPIANLKNRNAVNPLQPKTSRRVLIAIQEFLKTKTAPFVQVHAKNPVYEQIIVSFKVQFYSGVDKGYYMKQLNDELVHFLTPWAFDETADVQFGQKVYASSIINFIEERSYVDFITDFAMGVCCNECCPPDTRSASGASVLGMLFDDDNKQRPLQAIAVKIKELGVSVVTNANGQYSFGGIPPGSYTLVIYFSLFNMVTQSFTVADPPVAVTLPDIIRGGPQAGYSQEAISLFFSKLCSCSDIEQLLENDPNFKGDIVAKPCTARSILVSVPQHIIIPYEEDEGPSPCEKRKIAANAANTVLPVAVVAVDKAIAAPIAKATKTPTAKRAPVKKSAASKAKKSNK